A part of Limibacillus halophilus genomic DNA contains:
- a CDS encoding LacI family DNA-binding transcriptional regulator produces MSAGKGRKGSSTKRPMTQKQLADKLGLSTATVSLALRDSPMIAEETRKLVRDAMQKSGYVYNVAAASLRTGKTRIVGVSFHDIVHPFFAEMLASIEDSLSESGKAIFINNHGDDPERLRRFVEGLREHGADGLIVSPALGTDPEMLQLLRRAGAAIVFISRYLPGFDADFAGNADVLGMGIATRHLLSLGHKEIVMLGGLPGTTTGDNRLAGFRRAVIAEGLTWRDELHLPGAAKRIVGVELARQALSRTPRPTAFACFNDLVAFGAMNGIRAAGLVPGKDIAVVGIDDSQEAQACFPPLTTVSNHPGRIGAVAANLLLERLADPAAPFQHIAIEPVLTVRESCGSPGEN; encoded by the coding sequence ATGAGTGCAGGCAAGGGCAGAAAAGGCAGCAGCACAAAGCGTCCGATGACGCAAAAGCAGCTTGCGGACAAACTGGGGCTCTCGACGGCTACGGTGTCACTCGCCCTACGTGACAGCCCAATGATTGCCGAGGAAACGCGCAAGCTCGTGCGTGATGCGATGCAGAAAAGCGGCTACGTCTACAATGTTGCCGCCGCGTCCCTGCGAACCGGAAAGACCCGCATCGTCGGCGTGAGTTTCCACGATATCGTCCACCCGTTTTTCGCCGAGATGTTAGCGTCAATCGAGGACAGCCTGTCGGAAAGCGGTAAGGCGATCTTCATCAACAATCATGGCGACGACCCGGAACGCCTCAGGCGCTTCGTTGAAGGCCTGCGCGAGCACGGCGCAGACGGTTTGATCGTTTCACCAGCGTTGGGAACCGACCCGGAGATGCTGCAATTGCTTCGCCGAGCCGGCGCTGCCATCGTGTTCATCTCTCGTTACCTGCCCGGATTCGACGCCGACTTCGCAGGCAACGCCGACGTACTTGGCATGGGGATCGCCACCAGGCACCTTTTGAGTCTGGGTCACAAGGAAATCGTTATGTTGGGCGGTCTTCCCGGCACCACAACCGGCGACAATCGCCTGGCAGGCTTTCGCCGGGCTGTGATTGCAGAGGGACTGACCTGGCGTGATGAGTTGCACCTTCCAGGTGCCGCAAAACGTATTGTCGGGGTCGAGCTGGCGCGTCAGGCCTTGTCACGAACCCCACGACCCACTGCCTTTGCCTGCTTCAATGATTTGGTCGCCTTCGGCGCTATGAACGGCATCCGCGCCGCCGGTCTGGTCCCCGGCAAGGACATCGCCGTCGTCGGCATCGACGATTCACAGGAAGCGCAGGCCTGCTTCCCCCCCTTAACGACTGTTTCCAATCACCCCGGTCGCATCGGCGCCGTGGCTGCCAATCTCCTGTTGGAGCGGCTTGCCGACCCGGCAGCACCCTTCCAGCACATCGCGATTGAGCCAGTCCTTACGGTTCGAGAATCCTGCGGCAGTCCGGGCGAAAACTAA